The Flavobacteriales bacterium genome contains the following window.
ACAATTTGGCACGCCGGTTGGAAGTTCTATATCAGGAACCCTAAACCAAGGAAGCCATGATCACCCCGATGAAGCGTTACCTGAAGCTGAAGAAAGAGGCCGCCAAGCTGATGCTCAACGGCGATGTGGAGCGCTACCTGCACAAGCTCCGCGAACTGGCCTTGACGAAGCCGGTCGTGGCCTGAGGCTCAACAAGACCGGACCGTGGGCGGCCCTTGCCGGGTGCCGCCGAAAACGGGGCGGGGTCGAGGGATCGGCCCCGCCCCTCTATTTTCTTTCCACGCCCAGCAAGGCTTTCCTGACTTTCTCCGTCCCCGTTGGATCCTTTGCGCCCTTTGCTCCGTTGAAGGTGCCCATGACGAAGAAGGATAAAATAGCCTTCATCAAAAGCAGCAAGCGGAAAACACACGTGTACAACGACCTGCACAGGTACTCGGACCATCAACTGGACGGCCTCATCCGTGAGATCGTACAGGGCCTGATCCGGGAGAGCGAGATCATCGCCAACGCCTACATCAACGGGTACCGATGAACATGTGAGCGACCGCACTGCGAAGGCTATGTGCCTCAGGCAGCAGAGCCCTGGTGAAGACCGGGGCTTTGTTGCTTTCCGGCTCTCCGATCGAAGACATGGTCCGATCAGGATGCCAACCCGTTGAAGCTTGAAACTTGGGACTTGAGCCTTGAAGCTTGTTCAGCCCTTGTCGACCACGCGTGGCACCTTGAAGTAGTCGCTGTCCTTCACGGGCGAGTTCATCAGGGCCTCGGCCTTCGTCATTTCCAAGGATGCAACATCATCCCGCAGGATGTCCTCACCCTCGGTCATGAAAATGAGGGGTTCCACGCCTGCTGTGTCCACTTCCTCCAGCTTGGCCACGAAGCCGAGCACGCGCTCCATGTCCTGAAGGATGGTTGCTCGTGCGGACGGGTCGCTGAAATCAAGCTTGGCCAGTTCCGCGATCCGGTCCAAGGTGGCGTCGTCGAGCTTCATGCGTTCTTCAGAGGGCCTTCAATGACGTCGAATACCCGGTGGCGCAAGGTAGCCACGTCGGCCTCGGTCATGCCCTTGGTATCGATGTGCGGATGGATGATGCCACGCGCCCTGCCCGGATGACCGCGGCTCAGAAGCTGGGTCGGCTCCCCGAACAGACGCCAGTTATCGGTGAAGGTGACCGGAACGATGGGCACTTGCTTGGTAATGGCCATAATGAAGGCGCCGTCCTTGAAGTGCTTCATGCGCGGCGCGGTGAGCGGAATGGTCCCTTCAGGGAACAGTGCGATGGAGGCCCCGTCGCGCAGGGCGCGCTCCGCCCGGCGCAAGCTCTTGGCCGCTTCGGTGCGGCTGCCGCGGTTCACGGCGATGTTCATGCCCTTGAAGAAAATGTTGAAGAGCGGCCATCGCAGCAGCTCGTACTTGCCCATGAAGAGGAAGTAGTGCGGGATGGTGTTGTACATGTGGATGATGTCCAAGTAGCTGCCGTGGTTGCAGCAGACAACGTAGGGTGGCGGTGGCAGGGGCGCACGGCGTTCCACGGTGAGCGGCATACCACCGGCCCATTGCAGGAAGTTCGCCCAGCCGCGCATCCACTTGAACGCCTTGCGGTACCGGCTCGGCTTGTAGAGGAGGATACGGAACGGGACGTAGAGCACGGCCAGCGACAGGAAGAACACCAGGCCGAACCATACTTTGAACAGCAGCCGCAACGGGAAGAACAACCACTTGAACAACGGCACACGCCGGCTC
Protein-coding sequences here:
- the gatC gene encoding Asp-tRNA(Asn)/Glu-tRNA(Gln) amidotransferase subunit GatC → MKLDDATLDRIAELAKLDFSDPSARATILQDMERVLGFVAKLEEVDTAGVEPLIFMTEGEDILRDDVASLEMTKAEALMNSPVKDSDYFKVPRVVDKG
- a CDS encoding 1-acyl-sn-glycerol-3-phosphate acyltransferase; protein product: MDHMHEHHDKPLIADGESRRVPLFKWLFFPLRLLFKVWFGLVFFLSLAVLYVPFRILLYKPSRYRKAFKWMRGWANFLQWAGGMPLTVERRAPLPPPPYVVCCNHGSYLDIIHMYNTIPHYFLFMGKYELLRWPLFNIFFKGMNIAVNRGSRTEAAKSLRRAERALRDGASIALFPEGTIPLTAPRMKHFKDGAFIMAITKQVPIVPVTFTDNWRLFGEPTQLLSRGHPGRARGIIHPHIDTKGMTEADVATLRHRVFDVIEGPLKNA